A stretch of Microtus pennsylvanicus isolate mMicPen1 chromosome 5, mMicPen1.hap1, whole genome shotgun sequence DNA encodes these proteins:
- the Mrpl21 gene encoding large ribosomal subunit protein bL21m encodes MAASIAAAALPGAFGRLVSVCSRSILAPSGPGAASLWSASRRFNSQSTLYQQGNVPKTSLSSPPWEEVVLPDRAEETRHHAEVVRKVNELIATGQYGRLFAVVHFASHQWKVTSEDLILIENELDIQCGERIRLEKVLLVGADNFTLLGKPLLGKDLVRVEATVIEKTESWPRINMKFRKRKNFRKKKIIVNPQTILRINTIEIAPRLL; translated from the exons ATGGCAGCGTCCATAGCGGCCGCGGCGTTACCAGGAGCTTTCGGGCGGCTGGTGTCTGTATGTAGCCGCAGCATCCTGGCACCCTCGGGACCCGGAgctg CCTCCCTCTGGTCTGCTTCTCGAAGGTTCAATTCACAGAGCACTTTGTATCAACAAGG AAACGTCCCTAAGACCTCCCTGAGTTCACCACCCTGGGAAGAAGTGGTTCTGCCAGACCGTGCTGAAGAGACCAGACACCACGCAG AGGTTGTGAGGAAGGTGAACGAGCTGATCGCCACGGGCCAGTACGGCCGGCTCTTTGCTGTTGTGCACTTTGCCAGCCACCAATGGAAGGTGACCTCTGAGGACCTGATTCTAATTGAAAACGAGTTGGACATCCAGTGTGGAGAAAGGATCCGGCTGGAGAAG GTTCTGCTGGTCGGGGCAGACAACTTCACACTCCTCGGCAAGCCACTCCTCGG aAAGGATCTCGTGCGTGTTGAAGCCACGGTCATTGAAAAGACAGAATCATGGCCCAGAATTAACATGAAgtttaggaaaaggaaaaacttcaggaagaaaaaaa TCATCGTGAACCCACAGACCATCCTCCGGATTAACACCATAGAGATTGCACCTCGTTTGCTGTGA